TGATGGCGACAAAGGAAGAATGTTGCCATCATTCTTCAACATGGTGATGGCATCCTGAGAGATTTGCCGAGCAATCACGTCGTGATCAGCTTGGACTTGGACAAATTCATTTGTAACTCCGGACGGCGAGTTTGGCCACGCGGCAGGATACAGAGGATTGACTGCAGCGCCGGAATTTGTGTCAAAGTTGGTCGCCGGGTAGCCCTGATCCTGGCCCATTTGGTACCACGCCGCAACAATGCGTGTGGCCGCGTCATTGAGTCGATCCATGGGCACCGAGCCGTTGAGAGCAGACCGAGTAAGCTCGTACATCCAGTAAGAGTTTCCAAATAGCGGGATCTGAGTGTCACCAGGCATGTCCATATCAAGACCAGCAATGGCGGAGGCGACGCCGGACATGTGCGCGAGCCAATCAGTCTGTGTGAAGCCCTGGAAGCCCATCTCGTCTTTGAGGAGATTATTGATGAGATACGGGTGCTGGGTGCATGCGGTATTGTTTACCTGCAGTGGTGACATGGAGAATCAGCTCTTTTGAAGTGTTCAAGTCAACTCGATTTCACTTACAGCATTGTATGCCATCATGACGGAGCCAACGCCTGCTCGAATGCTTTCGGCGAATGGCCAGGCATAGAGTTCATGCATTGTTCTGTCATCTTTTCATagaaatcatcatcagcaatcATTAGCTCCTCACAATTTGGGTTATACATGTGCTCACCAATATTCGAGCTGTAGGCATATTGAAAAGGATTGTACATGCGGTACATCTCCTGCTCATTGCCGATAAAGTGCTTGATCGTTGCAATCACTCCCTGCTCCTGAACGCCCTTGATCGTCTCTCTTGCGCCAACAGCTTGAAGCACAGGATCGGCTCCAAAGCCCTCCCAGTTGCGGCCGCCCTTTGGCTTGCGGCCAATTGGCCCAACCACTGGTCCCAGCCAGACGTTGACTCCCTTGCCACGGTTCTCCTTTCCAATGGCCACGCCGCGTTGGTACATTAGAGACTTGTCAAAGGTTGCACCGACCGTGATGCCGTCCGGGAAAGCTGTGACATTGTCGGCATGTCGCACACCCGCGGGACTGTCATTGAGGCACAACTGGGGAAATCCGACTCGAAGTGCTGAGCCTGTGTTTCCGGCACATCGTCTTGAATATGCCACAGCAGAATTAGCTTCATGTTTGTTTCAAGTTACACTCAATCAGCTTGCTCTACCAGAACCATGACAGTTTCTTTCCGTGAATAGAATAGCTGCTTAGTGGTGTGCTTGGATCGTTTAGCTTACCCTATCAAGAAGTCGGTCAGCATATAAATCCCATACATCATATTACAATCACGTCAATACAGAAAAAGACGCTCAGTCTAGTTCACTAGGCGTAAAGAGCCCATGCTTACCCATGTATATTCCAGTTCCTGCAGTGATATTTGTCTTTTCTGCCAGAGTCATCGAGTCGACAagagctttggctttggcataGCTGTCCTGCCAATCGGCCACCCATCCGCCATACGGCGCAGGATAATACGGCGGCACATAATAGTCAAGCGCAGCTGAGTCTCGGGCCGACAACTGCTCACTGTCTGCGTCGGCGATGGCTCCGGCGTGTCCTAGTGAAGCGAGGCTGGATAAAACAcagatggcggcggtgggCACCCCGACTCTATCGAGAAACGGGGCCATGGTGCCAATGGCTAAGGGAGGCAGCTGAACAACAAGATATCAGAAGATACGAGATCCTATTGCAACGGGCGCTTTGCTCTCGCGTGCTCACGAGGCCTTGACACAAAACACACAAGGATCAATTCAAAGGCTGTCTAATTCCAATTGACAGGGACAAGTTACGGAAAAGTCATCTCGATGGCCGGAAGACGGTCAATCATATCCCTATAAAGAGGGCCCTGGACCCCCCCCAGGACAGGAAAGGATGGCTGAGCACTTGCACTCCATCATCCTCTCTGTGCCACGATAAGACGATCGTGACCCTCCTGCTTTAGACGAGCTTAGACGAGCCAAGACACAGACATGCCTGTCACTCATATCCAAGGtggtcttttttctcctcattTTTTACAtgcttcttccccttctttcctGGAGGTCACGTACAAGTCCATGTATTCTGATGCCCAAAGCAGTATTAGTAGCGCCAGAGACATGCAGGCGGTCGAAtgaggatgaaaagagaCGAGCTGAAAGGGACGGAACAGCGCATTCCGGAACAATCAACTCAGGCTATTTCTCTGTCCATTATACTTTGCCAAGAGCTGAGCGGTGGTAACACATCGTGATATTGAAATACAGTGGGAAAACCACTAGCTCCCTCGTGTCTCAGTAGTGCCGTCATGCGACAAACGCCAGGTCACCGCCTCCAGCCCAAAGGGACGGTCACAATGGCCACTTTTCAGGCATCGATCATTGGGCTCGGTGAAATGTCTCATCGAAAATCCGTGGTGGAGCGGcggctttcttctttctgcatTCCGTAACGAGGGACAGGCGGGGGGGGGAATCCCGCTCTGGTTACGACGACGGCTGTGAACTTGTTCGTATTTGCAGGGATCAAAGAGAAAGCTAAGAGACCGGACAGAGTCTGGGGAAAGCAGGCCGATGGCGGGGGAAAGCGATTACGTGGAATATCCAGCAGTAATCGTATTAATAATTGATGTTGCCGCAAGCAGGTAAGGCAGCAATGACAAGCATTGGATCATTGATGCTGTTAATACTTAGCACTTAGTGGTGGCAGCTCTGCAAAATCCATGCATCGTCGAGATGCCCAACCCAAGGGCGGCCTTCTTTGGCGGTACAATAGCCAGAGCTGGCGGGGAAAtcacaaggaaaaaaagaagacaagagacagCAGACAGACGCGGATGGCCCTCGGTTCAAATAATAGCTGCCAAGGGCCATTCCATCGAATCTACACTTTAGCGCCCTGCACGATGATCTTCTTGGGAGTTGACAAGAACTTGAGGGTGTGCAGCCCTTGCGCTCTGCGCCTTACGCTTTACGCCTTACAGTATGCACCTCGTGGTTGTTTCTCCGTTTCGGCGTCGATGCTTACAACTGCTCATTGTTTTGAGTCTGTGTAGAGAATGTCGTATTGCTCCTCGATGAAGCATGTCAAAGCGTAGCCAGTCAGCATGTATGAAACACTTGCACGTCCCAAAATCGACAATTGCGGCATGTCGAAACCAACAGCAACGGTATTTGATGCCGGACAGGGGGTGGTCCCGCTAGACAGCAGAAGGATTCTTATCCGCAAAAAGACTCAATCTGTTGTTGCAAGGTTGCAGTCTTTTGGCCGCGACCCTGTAAACGGTAGGAAAAGAGAACAGTTTCGGGTGGCAGTTCCACGCCCGCAAGGGCCCCTGGGCAAAAGACCAGTTCATACGAGAAATGCTTCGTTGGAGCCTAATTAATTCCCCCCGACGAGGAAATGCAGTCCGATTGCCGATATGTTGAGCGTATTTGAGACTTGTCAAGGCTCAATCCCAGTCTATTCTGGGAGTGGATTGTCACTTGTCTCCGAGTTTTGCTGTTGATTTACATGTAGCCTTTTCCTACCTACGTATGGTTGGTAATCAATCTCTATACAAAGCATTGAGTATTCCACTGATGTAGAAGGAAAGTTGTACAGTAAAAGACTTCCATTCAACTTTACCTGCCTTACCTATCTGTACATCTTGATGGTATCTTGTCTATTAAAATGCCTAGTCAAGAGTCCACTGCGGGTACTAGAGCTTCTTTTCGAGCTGCCGTTTGGAGATGATCTCCGAAGTCAGGTGTCGGCCGAATGGCTCTCGGAGCTCGTGGTTAGAGCCACTCAATATGTTAGTACGGTAATTAGTCTATCAGCTAGAGAAAATGTGTGTATAGTGATTGTTATGGTTTATGAGTCAAGACACATGAGCTCTACACTTACACCGAGATTAATGGCAGTAAGCTGTAAGCCCCAACACACACTTGAGAATAAAAGAGACAAATGTCAGTCAGTTTCTTCTCTACACCAAATATACTTTTTCACTCTTCATGTCTCATCTCGGTCACCATTGTCACC
This portion of the Trichoderma atroviride chromosome 6, complete sequence genome encodes:
- a CDS encoding uncharacterized protein (EggNog:ENOG41~SECRETED:SignalP(1-27)) → MAPFLDRVGVPTAAICVLSSLASLGHAGAIADADSEQLSARDSAALDYYVPPYYPAPYGGWVADWQDSYAKAKALVDSMTLAEKTNITAGTGIYMGKHGLFTPSELD